A single Argentina anserina chromosome 7, drPotAnse1.1, whole genome shotgun sequence DNA region contains:
- the LOC126803593 gene encoding uncharacterized protein LOC126803593 has protein sequence MVCSKIEKRMIATFFLKDDALDWWKSTRRTVDVSTLTWDGFTTLFREKYFPATVQEDLELEFLELVHGDMTVREYEARFAQLYRFVRPMGETSLAHKFPRGLKQEYKTIISALCLSTKELMYESALNLEQANKTREEDVESRDTRGKGKAISSGNRSLGQKGGTWKRSRSYYQTPAKTTSPSVRTALVRPMTSIRCFVCNETGHYVTTYPKSKRTDYYKCGQVGHLAKDCN, from the coding sequence atGGTGTGCTCTAAGatagagaagaggatgatagccacattcttCTTAAAAGATGATGCTctggattggtggaagagcacgaggcggactgtggatgtgtctacctTGACCTGGGATGGTTTCACGACACTTTTTCGAGAAAAGTACTTTCCAGCTACAGTGCAGGAGGATTTAGAACTTGAGTTCCTTGAGCTAGTACATGGAGATATGACTGTCAGAGAGTATGAGGCACGTTTTGCACAGTTGTATCGGTTTGTCAGACCAATGGGTGAAACCTCCTTAGCCCATAAGTTTCCACGGGGACTTaagcaagagtacaagaccattaTATCAGCACTTTGTCTGTCTACCAAGGAGTTGATGTATGAGAGTGCCCTAAATTTGGAGCAGGCTAATAAGACTCGCGAAGAAGATGTGGAAAGTAGAGATACTAGAggaaaaggcaaggcaatcaGTTCAGGCAACCGGTCCTTAGGACAGAAAGGTGGAACTTGGAAGAGGTCGAGATCCTATTACCAGACTCCGGCCAAGACAACATCTCCTTCTGTTAGGACCGCACTTGTTAGACCGATGACATCAATAAGGTGTTTCGTTTGCAACGAAACAGGGCACTATGTCACAACTTATCCGAAATCAAAGAGAACAGACTATTATAAGTGTGGGCAAGTGGGACATTTGGCGAAAGACTGTAACTGA